Proteins from a genomic interval of Poecile atricapillus isolate bPoeAtr1 chromosome 1, bPoeAtr1.hap1, whole genome shotgun sequence:
- the GPHB5 gene encoding glycoprotein hormone beta-5, protein MKLPCLVLAALLVLLLSGCGAAAKASAIDLRTFVGCAVREFTFLARKPGCRGLRVTTDACWGRCETWEKPILEPPYIESHHRICTYNETRMVTVRLPRCAPDVDPFYTYPVAIRCDCDICSTATTECETY, encoded by the exons ATGAAGCTCCCCTGCCTGGTCCTGGCAGctctccttgtcctgctgctgtccGGCTGCGGTGCCGCCGCCAAGGCCTCGGCCATCGACCTGCGGACGTTCGTGGGCTGTGCCGTGAGGGAATTCACCTTCCTGGCCAGGAAACCCGGCTGCCGTGGGCTCAGGGTCACCACGGACGCCTGCTGGGGACGCTGTGAGACCTGGGAG AAACCGATCCTGGAGCCGCCTTACATCGAGTCCCACCACCGGATCTGCACCTACAACGAGACCAGGATGGTGACGGTGAGgctgcccaggtgtgcccctgACGTGGACCCCTTCTACACCTACCCGGTGGCCATCCGCTGTGACTGTGACATCTGCTCCACGGCCACCACCGAGTGTGAGACTTACTGa